A single genomic interval of Acidobacteriota bacterium harbors:
- a CDS encoding 4a-hydroxytetrahydrobiopterin dehydratase translates to MRRLPGWECPGDRLRREFSFQDFGEAFAFVVRVALLAERMNHHPEWRQVSGRVWIELTTHDAGGLTSRDFDLAEAISRLAGADGA, encoded by the coding sequence ATGCGTCGGCTTCCCGGCTGGGAATGTCCGGGGGATCGCTTGCGGCGCGAGTTCTCGTTCCAGGACTTCGGCGAGGCCTTCGCGTTCGTCGTCCGCGTGGCGCTGCTCGCCGAGAGAATGAACCATCATCCCGAGTGGCGGCAGGTCTCCGGGCGCGTCTGGATCGAGCTCACCACGCACGACGCCGGCGGCCTCACTTCGCGCGACTTCGATCTCGCCGAGGCGATCTCCCGGTTGGCGGGAGCCGACGGGGCCTGA
- a CDS encoding DUF2905 domain-containing protein, whose product MSHSQMGSLLIAAGVVLIVAGLLLRLGAFRWFGHLPGDIRIEGEHVFVYVPLASMLLLSVLLSALLWLLRKLF is encoded by the coding sequence ATGTCGCACTCACAGATGGGCTCTCTTCTCATCGCCGCCGGGGTCGTCCTCATCGTGGCGGGGTTGCTCCTGCGCCTGGGAGCGTTCCGCTGGTTCGGCCACCTCCCCGGCGACATCCGGATCGAAGGTGAGCACGTTTTCGTCTACGTCCCGCTCGCCTCGATGCTCCTGTTGTCCGTGCTGCTGAGCGCGCTCCTCTGGCTGCTCCGTAAGCTGTTTTGA